A region from the Corallococcus caeni genome encodes:
- a CDS encoding pectin acetylesterase-family hydrolase, which produces MKTRLVTLLGILVLSSCANPPGASGGAPDAGTGDYDLPSIPYTVDAGTPIDALRESWTFVPVPDAHCANGTSTGMAVNLTDRSKRVVVFLAGGGACWEAAACALGTATHITDTMGADPVLAEARAPELAVLFDRDDVRNPFRDASFVYIPYCTGDLHAGTRVQTYDWFGPKKVEHVGARNMDAYLRRLQPTFPQADRVWLTGISAGGYGATFHAWRVQKALPWARVDVLNDSGLIIDTKGDGRYGTMRANWGMEFPPGCTGCDTGLSAVLGASARLLTTPRRYGMLGYLQDGTISLYFGLEGAQVQSGLEAARASAAPNVKTFYLPGNAHVLLAQPDAANGAGLTVRGWIQEFAAEEPAWDHAGP; this is translated from the coding sequence ATGAAGACACGCCTCGTAACACTCCTGGGCATCCTGGTCCTTTCCTCCTGCGCGAATCCTCCTGGAGCCAGCGGTGGCGCTCCGGACGCGGGAACGGGCGACTACGATCTCCCGTCCATCCCCTACACGGTGGACGCGGGTACCCCCATCGACGCGCTCCGTGAATCCTGGACGTTCGTGCCCGTTCCCGACGCCCACTGCGCGAACGGGACGTCCACGGGCATGGCCGTCAACCTCACGGACCGCTCCAAGCGGGTCGTCGTCTTCCTCGCGGGGGGTGGCGCGTGCTGGGAGGCCGCCGCTTGCGCGTTGGGCACGGCCACCCACATCACCGACACGATGGGCGCGGATCCGGTGCTGGCCGAGGCCCGCGCGCCGGAGCTCGCGGTGCTCTTCGACCGCGATGACGTCCGCAATCCCTTCCGCGACGCGAGCTTCGTCTACATCCCCTACTGCACCGGCGACCTCCACGCGGGTACCCGCGTCCAGACGTATGACTGGTTCGGCCCCAAGAAGGTCGAGCACGTTGGCGCCCGGAACATGGATGCGTACCTGCGCCGGCTCCAGCCGACCTTCCCCCAGGCCGACCGCGTCTGGCTCACCGGCATCAGCGCGGGCGGCTACGGGGCGACGTTCCATGCGTGGCGCGTGCAGAAGGCCCTGCCCTGGGCGCGGGTGGACGTGCTGAACGATTCGGGGCTCATCATCGACACAAAGGGGGATGGCCGCTACGGCACGATGCGCGCGAACTGGGGCATGGAGTTCCCTCCTGGCTGCACCGGGTGCGACACGGGCCTGTCGGCGGTGCTGGGCGCATCCGCGCGGCTGCTCACCACGCCCCGGCGCTACGGGATGCTCGGGTACCTCCAGGACGGCACCATCTCCCTCTACTTCGGACTGGAGGGCGCGCAGGTGCAGTCCGGCCTGGAGGCGGCCCGCGCTTCCGCGGCGCCGAACGTGAAGACCTTCTACCTGCCGGGCAACGCTCACGTGCTCCTGGCCCAACCGGACGCCGCGAACGGCGCGGGACTCACCGTGCGAGGGTGGATCCAAGAGTTCGCGGCGGAGGAGCCAGCCTGGGACCACGCCGGCCCCTGA
- a CDS encoding N-acetylmuramoyl-L-alanine amidase — translation MRVRFSHFVLPVLLFTAPSAVGASKRNEAEEAYQQARRSYYALKDDASRRKLRHHWLNVVHRFEAVATRFPKSDRAPDALFTAGDLLQELSRISFVEEDLQSAIADYSKLVEAHPKHRLADDAALALARIHVNRLDKPEAARKILNESLATNPKGDQGKELKALLASLPPPSRTPPAKPTVKPLPPVVKSTPDTAVAAANPSSPLVDAISKLAREPSPVLPRLDPNATASGTDSAKDAAANIVDAPTVADRASDVKDAAKADTKAPEAVASSHGTPQPEKPEARVEVPAVASKAPALVETAAKPTQPEVVASKPPRSVPQVSPVPEAPRPVTAPVDAQVAQARLKAVAKQSRHAELTLAEQLGLKVRRVVIDPGHGGHDSGAVGKAGTKEKEVALAISKKVADGLREKGLEVVLTRDDDTFIRLEDRAKLANEAHGDLFISVHCNSAATHKLRGIETYTLNTSADRYSIRLAARENASSEKGISDLQFILADLATKANTEESSRLANAVQHNLVTGLSTRYDGIKDLGHKEALFYVLLGAKMPAILVETSFLSHAEDEKRLASERYQDEVAKNIVLGVEEFLGDRRRVAKVD, via the coding sequence ATGCGCGTACGCTTCTCCCACTTCGTGCTGCCCGTGCTGCTCTTCACGGCCCCGAGCGCCGTCGGAGCCAGCAAGCGCAACGAAGCCGAGGAGGCGTACCAGCAGGCCCGCCGCTCCTACTACGCGCTGAAGGACGACGCGTCCCGCCGCAAGCTGCGCCACCACTGGCTCAACGTGGTGCACCGCTTCGAGGCCGTGGCCACGCGCTTCCCCAAGAGCGACCGCGCCCCCGACGCCCTCTTCACCGCGGGCGACCTGCTCCAGGAGCTGAGCCGCATCTCCTTCGTGGAGGAGGACCTGCAGTCGGCCATCGCGGACTACTCGAAGCTGGTGGAGGCGCACCCGAAGCACCGGCTCGCGGACGACGCGGCGCTGGCGCTGGCGCGCATCCACGTCAACCGCCTGGACAAGCCGGAGGCGGCCCGGAAGATCCTCAACGAGTCGCTGGCCACCAACCCCAAGGGCGACCAGGGCAAGGAGCTCAAGGCGCTCCTGGCCTCGCTGCCCCCGCCCAGCCGGACGCCCCCCGCGAAGCCCACGGTGAAGCCGCTGCCCCCCGTGGTGAAGTCCACGCCGGACACCGCCGTCGCCGCCGCGAACCCCAGCTCGCCGCTGGTGGATGCGATCAGCAAGCTCGCCCGCGAGCCGTCCCCCGTGCTGCCCCGCCTGGATCCGAACGCCACTGCCTCCGGCACGGACAGCGCGAAGGACGCGGCGGCGAACATCGTGGACGCGCCCACCGTGGCCGATCGGGCCTCGGACGTGAAGGACGCCGCGAAGGCCGACACGAAGGCTCCGGAGGCGGTGGCGTCCTCGCACGGGACGCCGCAGCCCGAGAAGCCGGAGGCCCGCGTGGAGGTCCCGGCCGTGGCGTCGAAGGCGCCCGCGCTGGTGGAGACGGCCGCGAAGCCGACGCAGCCCGAGGTCGTGGCGTCGAAGCCGCCTCGCTCGGTGCCGCAGGTGTCGCCCGTGCCGGAGGCTCCGCGCCCGGTGACGGCGCCGGTGGATGCCCAGGTGGCGCAGGCGCGGCTCAAGGCCGTGGCGAAGCAGTCGCGCCACGCGGAGCTGACGCTGGCGGAGCAGTTGGGCCTGAAGGTGCGGCGCGTGGTCATCGACCCGGGCCACGGTGGCCACGACTCCGGCGCGGTGGGCAAGGCGGGGACGAAGGAGAAGGAGGTGGCGCTGGCCATCTCCAAGAAGGTCGCGGACGGCCTGCGGGAGAAGGGCCTGGAGGTGGTGCTCACCCGCGACGACGATACCTTCATCCGCCTGGAGGACCGCGCGAAGCTGGCCAACGAGGCGCACGGCGACCTGTTCATCTCGGTGCACTGCAACTCGGCGGCGACGCACAAGCTGCGCGGCATCGAGACGTACACGCTCAACACCTCCGCGGACCGCTACTCCATCCGCCTGGCCGCGCGTGAGAACGCGTCGTCCGAGAAGGGCATCAGCGACCTGCAGTTCATCCTGGCGGACCTGGCCACCAAGGCGAACACGGAGGAGTCGTCGCGGCTGGCGAACGCCGTGCAGCACAACCTGGTGACGGGCCTGTCCACCCGGTACGACGGCATCAAGGACCTGGGCCACAAGGAGGCGCTGTTCTACGTGCTCCTGGGCGCGAAGATGCCCGCCATCCTGGTGGAGACGTCCTTCCTGTCGCACGCGGAGGACGAGAAGCGCCTGGCGTCCGAGCGCTACCAGGACGAGGTGGCGAAGAACATCGTGCTGGGAGTGGAAGAGTTCCTCGGTGATCGCCGCCGCGTGGCCAAGGTAGACTGA
- a CDS encoding DUF3592 domain-containing protein — MQLAIPHAPRAVRLAQVPGAVARLVRGVVLGVAVIAVLGLGAGYLGRYFVEEQRFTSRAELVDARVGASHAPPLNQREDAEGTLDVLYTFAGEEHSVSGVRTDADLAAGLGHGARVQLLVDPSQPGRPREATHARARAARVGLLPWGLGLGALVALTGFAWEVRRLWRREVVPLRLGALVWLTPDDGYLPEGKGEAVFPAHFFRQDVKHSVRARCRPQRAPVRNGGKVLAAVVPGEPGWCRVIDEELARTLGWVR, encoded by the coding sequence ATGCAGCTCGCCATCCCCCATGCTCCCCGCGCTGTCCGACTCGCCCAGGTGCCCGGGGCGGTGGCGCGGCTGGTGCGTGGGGTGGTGCTGGGCGTGGCGGTCATCGCCGTGCTGGGCCTGGGCGCTGGCTACCTGGGGCGCTACTTCGTGGAGGAGCAGCGCTTCACGTCCCGCGCGGAGCTCGTGGACGCTCGGGTGGGCGCGAGCCACGCGCCACCCCTGAACCAGCGCGAGGACGCGGAGGGCACGCTGGACGTCCTCTACACGTTCGCGGGCGAGGAGCACTCCGTGTCGGGGGTGCGCACGGACGCGGACCTCGCGGCGGGCCTGGGCCACGGCGCCCGGGTGCAGCTGCTGGTGGATCCCTCCCAGCCGGGACGCCCTCGCGAGGCGACCCATGCTCGGGCCCGGGCGGCCCGGGTGGGCCTCTTGCCCTGGGGCCTGGGGCTGGGCGCGCTGGTGGCGCTCACCGGCTTCGCGTGGGAGGTGCGGCGGCTGTGGCGCCGGGAGGTGGTGCCCCTGCGCCTGGGCGCGCTGGTGTGGCTCACCCCGGACGACGGCTATCTGCCGGAAGGGAAGGGCGAGGCGGTGTTCCCCGCGCACTTCTTCCGCCAGGACGTGAAACACTCCGTGCGTGCGCGCTGCCGTCCCCAGCGGGCCCCGGTGCGCAACGGCGGCAAGGTGCTGGCGGCCGTGGTGCCTGGCGAGCCGGGCTGGTGCCGCGTCATCGACGAGGAGCTGGCGCGGACGCTGGGCTGGGTGCGCTGA
- a CDS encoding DUF2381 family protein, translated as MPSSSLVVLLGLLLVGSSATAQLEMSSSVPGARRIELSPEEAGSASEVVVSPGLSTVLLFDSELQRESVELENRHRFSLVDVGQATLKLVPSVSATPGERFKLVVRFRDGAAPSSAVFLLKVHPAKAEATIEVYRAQRTIETYQQEARDARAETFRCQEELARLISEHKAPGGLTGILFNGGLDPSGVAGQILTKAVAITAANGLGASIITSYHSRKLVAVDVWIDVKTGTRPWTAEGATLKGRPGEELKILRVWQLTPIPPNGPGARVIVEAEAPAAAVQGPFSLKLWEAEGPRSITLGNVTFP; from the coding sequence GTGCCTTCTTCATCGCTTGTCGTTCTGCTGGGACTGCTTCTCGTTGGGAGTTCGGCGACTGCACAGCTGGAGATGTCGTCTTCAGTGCCAGGGGCAAGGCGCATCGAATTGAGCCCGGAGGAAGCTGGGAGCGCCAGTGAAGTGGTGGTCAGCCCGGGCCTTTCGACGGTGCTCCTCTTCGACTCAGAGCTGCAGCGCGAGAGCGTTGAACTGGAGAACCGCCACCGCTTTTCCCTGGTGGATGTGGGGCAGGCCACCCTCAAGCTCGTGCCTTCAGTGAGCGCCACGCCGGGCGAACGGTTCAAGCTGGTGGTGCGCTTTCGGGACGGTGCGGCGCCATCGAGCGCGGTGTTCCTGCTGAAGGTGCATCCGGCGAAGGCGGAGGCCACCATCGAAGTCTATCGGGCACAGCGGACGATCGAGACGTATCAGCAAGAAGCCCGGGATGCGCGCGCGGAGACCTTCCGTTGCCAGGAGGAGCTGGCGCGCCTGATATCCGAGCACAAGGCACCTGGTGGATTGACGGGCATCCTTTTCAATGGCGGATTGGATCCGAGCGGTGTGGCGGGGCAAATCCTGACCAAGGCTGTCGCGATAACGGCGGCCAACGGGCTCGGGGCATCCATCATCACCAGCTATCACTCCAGAAAGCTGGTGGCCGTGGATGTCTGGATTGATGTGAAGACTGGAACGCGACCGTGGACGGCGGAGGGTGCGACGCTCAAAGGCAGGCCAGGCGAGGAGTTGAAGATCCTGCGTGTGTGGCAATTAACGCCAATACCGCCAAACGGCCCAGGCGCGCGCGTGATTGTCGAGGCCGAGGCTCCGGCGGCTGCTGTCCAGGGTCCCTTCTCGCTCAAGCTCTGGGAGGCAGAAGGGCCCCGGAGCATCACGCTCGGCAACGTGACGTTCCCTTGA